In one window of Chryseobacterium sp. JV274 DNA:
- a CDS encoding ferritin-like domain-containing protein, with protein MRQRLINKTAQPQETLTAGRMAARNAVATEAVSLPSLLFDSTLSKEDWTEGLKHHSKILTHLLLNDQIDDFNAYLGSQFGSEVSELKKGVNEIDYKPILQDLLQTAILIEHSTIPPYLTALYSIKDGTNALASQIIRSVAVEEMLHLIMVCNVLNAIDIQPSVNKQENYPTYPMKLPMNVDFYIGLETFSSNSIATFIAIESPTKPLVKAPKYDHVTDSSALYSQRASVQNTNLWTLENMKGFIMENVHTIGEYYDVLFFYIVIFQIIAYYKEHGTLPKNFEELNTGGIFTGKPSKQIRPEQYYGSGGKLHFVEALDGVIAVFQEIKGQGEGADDSIFDVDPSQFEEGMELAHYFRFKEVFHEHFYLGGNYEPFMDENGMMPVTTPPTGKALPVEWDEAYPMKPNPKVEDYIKNKELHAQGVEFNKTYRRLLDAIQSAVEGNQRELEKSIMYMYALKEQAVNLMKQPLDSQNNAGPTFEYTDL; from the coding sequence ATGAGACAAAGACTTATCAATAAAACAGCACAGCCACAGGAAACATTAACAGCAGGAAGAATGGCCGCAAGAAACGCGGTCGCTACAGAAGCCGTTTCATTGCCTTCTCTATTATTTGATTCAACACTTAGCAAAGAAGACTGGACTGAAGGATTAAAACACCACAGCAAAATATTAACTCATCTTTTACTGAATGATCAGATTGATGATTTTAATGCTTATTTAGGTTCTCAGTTCGGTTCAGAAGTGTCTGAATTAAAAAAAGGAGTAAACGAAATTGATTATAAACCCATTTTACAGGACCTTTTACAGACAGCCATTCTCATTGAGCATTCTACCATTCCGCCTTATCTTACAGCTTTGTATTCTATCAAGGATGGAACTAATGCTTTAGCTTCACAAATCATCCGAAGTGTTGCCGTAGAAGAAATGCTTCACCTGATCATGGTTTGCAATGTCCTGAATGCAATTGACATTCAACCCTCTGTAAACAAACAGGAGAACTACCCTACTTATCCGATGAAATTACCCATGAATGTTGATTTCTATATAGGTCTGGAAACATTCTCGAGTAACAGTATTGCCACTTTTATTGCCATTGAAAGCCCAACCAAACCTTTGGTAAAAGCTCCGAAATATGACCATGTAACAGATTCTTCGGCATTATATTCTCAAAGAGCTTCCGTACAGAATACCAACTTGTGGACTCTTGAAAACATGAAAGGTTTCATCATGGAAAATGTTCATACTATTGGTGAATATTATGATGTTTTATTCTTCTATATTGTTATTTTCCAAATCATTGCTTATTACAAAGAACACGGAACTCTTCCGAAGAATTTCGAAGAATTAAATACGGGAGGAATTTTTACAGGAAAGCCATCCAAACAAATCCGTCCTGAGCAATACTATGGAAGTGGCGGAAAATTACATTTCGTAGAAGCTCTAGATGGAGTAATTGCTGTTTTTCAGGAAATTAAAGGACAGGGAGAAGGCGCTGACGATTCTATTTTCGATGTTGATCCGTCACAATTTGAAGAAGGGATGGAGCTGGCTCATTATTTCAGATTTAAAGAAGTATTCCATGAGCATTTCTATCTCGGTGGAAACTATGAGCCTTTTATGGATGAAAACGGAATGATGCCTGTTACTACACCACCAACCGGAAAAGCCCTACCTGTAGAATGGGATGAAGCCTATCCTATGAAGCCTAATCCAAAAGTGGAAGATTATATTAAGAATAAAGAATTACATGCACAGGGCGTTGAGTTTAATAAAACTTACAGACGTTTATTAGATGCTATACAAAGTGCTGTGGAAGGAAACCAAAGAGAATTGGAAAAATCCATTATGTACATGTATGCCTTGAAAGAACAGGCTGTCAATCTGATGAAACAACCATTGGATTCACAAAATAATGCAGGTCCGACTTTCGAATACACTGATTTATAA
- a CDS encoding peroxidase, FMP-type translates to MLKRKKESPKAGEELLLRKMPGQNEINLAELMDGYSKLLIDDPVRPFREDNLQAIENSVDYGILAALDGTWVSYNVNYNKDITKPSLASGVHTTIMPSPGTNSGTIPGKFAFDSEEYIEKLTFSIVPGGVRNRGGASELFCGAVKYEQSIKSVNTVQGQDALKYTPIHEENGMYLWLSDVYNHAATKESIERDRGIHAVSTEDAKYGYTGEYRDEPLLRITPDGEANPKYILQSQLQPGQPYYEIIPAQELKPGAGLDGPYFIPDYSISRSGVIPHGSTITLLGDIIPQNKDNTTFYLVEGSPQFPYGKEAWETNHLSISRTMGNAGVTPEDIIDLDKPAPDWVHETLNDDNDPGSNKIYTQRILADDLYPYSVRPDLRLRDTLRGQKVSNYVHVRMSSKMKTGAQGGILNVPFVNRFVPTVEVDMDMWIETIIEDGKEVLQLQYEQIVFFEFDFGNDGGTTSWPHIQVNTLRKLADIPEDQRKVIEEQFFNTGENSSATSGCPYHKG, encoded by the coding sequence ATGCTTAAAAGAAAAAAAGAAAGTCCCAAAGCGGGAGAAGAACTGTTGCTCCGTAAAATGCCAGGCCAAAATGAAATTAATCTGGCTGAGCTAATGGATGGATATTCAAAACTTCTTATTGATGATCCGGTGAGACCATTCAGAGAAGATAACCTTCAAGCCATCGAAAATAGTGTAGATTATGGAATCCTTGCAGCTTTGGATGGTACGTGGGTAAGCTATAATGTTAATTACAATAAAGATATTACAAAACCCTCATTAGCAAGCGGTGTGCATACTACCATTATGCCTTCTCCAGGAACCAATTCAGGAACAATTCCCGGAAAATTCGCTTTTGATAGTGAAGAATATATTGAGAAACTAACATTTTCAATCGTTCCCGGTGGAGTTCGTAACCGTGGTGGTGCGAGTGAACTTTTCTGTGGAGCTGTTAAATATGAGCAAAGCATAAAGAGCGTTAACACTGTACAGGGACAAGATGCTTTGAAATACACCCCTATCCACGAAGAAAACGGAATGTATCTATGGCTGAGTGATGTTTATAATCATGCAGCAACCAAAGAGTCTATTGAAAGAGATCGTGGTATTCATGCTGTTTCAACAGAAGATGCAAAATATGGATATACCGGCGAATACAGAGATGAGCCTTTGCTAAGGATAACACCAGACGGAGAAGCCAACCCCAAATATATTCTTCAAAGCCAGCTGCAGCCGGGACAGCCTTATTACGAGATTATTCCGGCACAGGAACTCAAGCCGGGAGCAGGACTTGATGGTCCTTATTTCATCCCGGACTACTCTATTTCCCGAAGTGGCGTTATTCCTCATGGAAGTACCATTACATTATTGGGAGATATTATTCCTCAAAATAAAGATAATACAACCTTCTATTTAGTGGAAGGTTCTCCTCAATTTCCTTATGGTAAAGAAGCCTGGGAAACGAATCACCTTTCCATTTCACGTACGATGGGGAATGCAGGAGTAACACCTGAAGACATCATTGATCTTGACAAACCTGCACCGGATTGGGTTCATGAAACCCTTAATGATGATAATGATCCGGGGTCAAATAAAATCTACACCCAGAGAATACTCGCAGATGATTTATATCCTTATTCTGTACGACCTGATCTAAGGCTCAGGGATACATTAAGAGGCCAGAAGGTCAGCAATTATGTACATGTGAGAATGTCTTCCAAAATGAAAACCGGCGCACAGGGAGGTATTTTAAATGTTCCTTTTGTAAACCGTTTTGTTCCTACTGTTGAAGTGGATATGGATATGTGGATTGAAACCATTATTGAAGATGGGAAAGAGGTTCTTCAGCTGCAATATGAGCAAATTGTATTCTTCGAATTTGATTTCGGGAATGATGGAGGTACCACAAGCTGGCCTCATATCCAGGTCAATACACTTCGTAAGTTAGCAGACATCCCTGAAGATCAGAGAAAAGTGATTGAAGAACAGTTCTTCAATACTGGTGAAAATTCCAGTGCAACTTCAGGATGTCCATATCATAAAGGATAG
- a CDS encoding TetR/AcrR family transcriptional regulator translates to MERKSASGSIRNKERSKKKFLDAVGKILKTKGHAGLKINDIAATAGVDKKMIYTYFGGMDGLMDEYVRTQDFWVKVTSEEVEKMKPNLEDGGREFIEHMLLSQFDHVYTNKEAQKLLLWTISEPRKSLKKLIDTQEENGEYIFKLLMESRFKDKMDTYRSIMAIMVSGLYYLNMFASLNGSIFCGIDTNTPEGREKIKKAVSFMVDQTYENL, encoded by the coding sequence ATGGAAAGAAAGTCAGCATCAGGGAGTATTAGAAACAAAGAACGCAGTAAGAAAAAATTTTTAGATGCAGTTGGAAAAATTCTGAAAACGAAAGGACATGCAGGATTGAAGATCAACGATATCGCTGCAACTGCCGGGGTAGATAAGAAAATGATCTATACTTATTTTGGCGGTATGGATGGTCTGATGGACGAATATGTCCGTACACAGGACTTTTGGGTGAAAGTAACGAGTGAGGAAGTAGAAAAGATGAAACCGAACCTGGAAGATGGAGGAAGAGAATTTATCGAGCACATGCTGCTTTCACAATTTGATCACGTATACACCAACAAGGAGGCGCAAAAACTATTGTTGTGGACTATTTCTGAACCCAGAAAATCATTAAAAAAACTAATTGATACCCAGGAGGAAAACGGAGAATATATCTTCAAATTATTGATGGAATCCCGTTTCAAAGATAAAATGGATACCTATCGCTCTATCATGGCGATTATGGTTTCAGGGCTTTATTACCTCAATATGTTTGCCTCTCTGAATGGCAGTATTTTCTGTGGGATAGACACCAATACACCTGAAGGACGTGAAAAGATCAAAAAAGCAGTATCCTTCATGGTGGACCAAACCTACGAGAATCTTTAA
- a CDS encoding TetR/AcrR family transcriptional regulator: MERKSAAGSIRNKERSKKKFLDAVGKILRTKGHTALKVTDIAATAGVDKKMIYTYFGGVDGLIDEYIRSQDYWSKVTIDEIEKIKPKLDDGGKSFMEEMLLSQFDYVYKSKEAQKLLLWRISESRKSLRKLTDTQEENGEYIFKLLMDPYFKENSEELRSIMAILVSGLYYLNMYSAINGSIFCGIDVDTSSGREKIKKAISFLLNQTYENL, encoded by the coding sequence ATGGAAAGAAAGTCAGCAGCAGGTAGTATCCGGAACAAGGAACGCAGTAAAAAAAAGTTTTTGGACGCAGTAGGAAAGATACTGAGAACAAAAGGACATACTGCTTTGAAAGTGACTGATATTGCTGCTACCGCCGGGGTAGACAAAAAGATGATCTATACTTATTTTGGCGGGGTAGATGGGCTTATAGATGAATATATCCGGTCTCAGGACTACTGGAGTAAAGTAACCATTGATGAAATAGAAAAGATAAAACCAAAATTGGATGACGGGGGAAAATCTTTCATGGAAGAAATGCTTCTGTCACAATTTGATTATGTTTACAAAAGCAAAGAAGCGCAGAAATTACTTCTATGGCGCATCTCGGAATCCAGAAAATCACTAAGAAAACTGACCGACACCCAAGAAGAAAATGGTGAATATATTTTTAAACTGCTGATGGATCCTTATTTTAAAGAAAATAGTGAAGAATTACGTTCGATAATGGCTATCCTGGTTTCCGGACTTTATTATCTGAATATGTACTCTGCCATAAATGGCAGTATCTTCTGTGGAATAGACGTGGATACTTCCAGCGGACGGGAAAAAATCAAAAAAGCAATCTCCTTTTTATTGAATCAGACTTATGAGAATCTGTAA
- the pgl gene encoding 6-phosphogluconolactonase: MNITVFDDLEKLYTEAADAFVDLSKKSIQKSGRFVVALSGGSSPKAIFKLLATPEYKEQIEWNKVYFFWVDERWVPLQDDKSNFRMTDEALLSQVPVDKNHIFPMYAEGVTPEDYAKTYEEQIRSVLGNEGIFDFILLGMGDDGHTASLFPGEEVLNEKEKWASAYYLKPQEMFRITLTAPVINNAENILVIAFGESKKHALNEVLNGEYNPSLYPLQLIEKKEGYHFFTDEKAKG; encoded by the coding sequence ATGAATATTACAGTATTTGACGATCTGGAAAAACTGTACACAGAGGCAGCAGATGCATTTGTTGACCTTTCAAAAAAATCTATTCAAAAAAGCGGGCGTTTTGTGGTGGCACTCAGTGGCGGTTCTTCCCCAAAAGCCATTTTCAAACTATTGGCAACTCCGGAATATAAAGAACAGATTGAATGGAATAAGGTATACTTTTTCTGGGTTGATGAACGTTGGGTTCCTTTACAAGATGATAAAAGCAATTTCAGAATGACGGATGAGGCTCTTCTCAGCCAGGTTCCCGTTGATAAAAACCATATTTTTCCTATGTATGCTGAAGGAGTAACTCCTGAAGACTATGCAAAGACTTATGAAGAACAGATTAGAAGTGTGCTTGGGAACGAGGGTATTTTTGATTTTATCCTTTTAGGAATGGGAGATGACGGTCATACTGCCTCTTTATTTCCTGGCGAGGAGGTTTTAAATGAAAAAGAAAAGTGGGCTTCTGCTTATTATCTGAAGCCTCAGGAAATGTTCAGAATTACTTTGACTGCACCTGTGATCAATAATGCTGAAAATATCCTGGTTATTGCATTTGGTGAATCGAAAAAGCATGCATTGAATGAAGTGCTGAACGGTGAGTATAATCCATCGTTATATCCATTACAGCTTATTGAAAAAAAGGAAGGATATCATTTTTTTACAGACGAAAAAGCAAAAGGATAA
- the zwf gene encoding glucose-6-phosphate dehydrogenase has product MNQNKILQPTSIVIFGATGDLAKRKLFPAFYNLYIDGRMPKGFNIVALGRAENTDENFRNYIKENLESFSRKKVTSEDWAGFQAHITYFQHQLDEETSYQNLQQKLLDFDAVYGMRANRLFYLSIGPNFITTISNHIKTTSLASDPKKDRIIIEKPFGHNKQSAIELNSLLAKTFEEEQIYRIDHYLGKETVQNILAFRFGNSIFEPLWKHKYIESVQITVAEEVGVETRGAFYEQTGALRDMIQNHLLQILCMVAMEPPASLQSGEIRDRKVDVLKCIRRISPDQVDHYAVRGQYGKGTINGVEVKGYRQENGIASDSNTETFAAIKFYLDNERWKDVPFYVRTGKKMKEKHSYITIQFKPLPHSTFSDSPHLLSANRLIINIQPMMDIRLQFMTKKPGLTLDLKPAEMIFDNFACQDDTPEAYETLLQDALLGDLTLFMRSDQVEEAWDVVTTIQEAWENNKDLSFPNYKAGSWGPEDCNALVERQGHSWV; this is encoded by the coding sequence ATGAATCAAAATAAAATCTTGCAGCCAACATCTATCGTTATTTTTGGTGCAACGGGAGATCTGGCAAAAAGAAAACTTTTTCCGGCATTTTATAACTTATATATCGACGGCAGAATGCCCAAAGGCTTCAATATTGTAGCATTGGGGAGAGCCGAAAATACTGATGAGAATTTCAGAAATTATATCAAGGAAAACCTTGAAAGCTTCTCTAGAAAAAAAGTAACTTCTGAAGATTGGGCAGGCTTTCAGGCTCATATTACTTATTTTCAACATCAGCTGGATGAGGAAACTTCTTACCAGAATCTACAGCAGAAATTATTGGATTTTGATGCTGTTTACGGGATGAGAGCCAACAGGTTGTTTTACCTGTCAATAGGGCCTAATTTCATTACCACTATTTCCAATCATATCAAAACAACATCATTAGCTTCCGATCCGAAGAAAGACCGAATTATTATTGAAAAACCTTTTGGACATAATAAACAGTCGGCGATTGAGCTGAACAGTCTTCTGGCAAAAACATTTGAAGAAGAACAGATTTATCGTATTGATCATTACTTAGGGAAAGAAACAGTACAGAATATATTGGCATTCAGATTTGGGAATTCTATTTTTGAACCTTTATGGAAGCATAAATATATAGAATCCGTGCAAATTACCGTAGCGGAAGAAGTAGGAGTGGAGACAAGAGGTGCTTTCTATGAACAGACGGGAGCATTAAGGGATATGATTCAGAATCACCTGTTGCAAATCTTGTGTATGGTGGCTATGGAACCGCCGGCTTCATTGCAGTCTGGCGAGATCAGAGACCGTAAAGTAGATGTTTTAAAATGTATCCGCAGAATTTCTCCTGATCAGGTAGATCATTATGCTGTACGAGGTCAATATGGAAAAGGTACCATAAACGGGGTAGAAGTGAAAGGTTATCGTCAGGAAAACGGAATTGCTTCAGACTCCAATACAGAAACTTTTGCTGCAATAAAATTTTATCTGGATAACGAAAGATGGAAGGATGTTCCTTTTTATGTTCGTACAGGAAAGAAAATGAAAGAAAAGCATTCTTATATTACCATTCAGTTTAAGCCGCTTCCTCATTCCACATTTTCAGACAGCCCACATCTTTTATCAGCTAACAGATTGATTATTAATATTCAGCCGATGATGGATATCAGATTACAGTTTATGACGAAAAAACCGGGACTGACTTTGGATTTGAAACCAGCAGAAATGATTTTTGATAATTTTGCCTGTCAGGATGATACTCCGGAAGCTTATGAAACTTTGCTGCAGGACGCTCTTTTAGGAGATCTTACCTTATTTATGCGTTCGGATCAGGTAGAAGAGGCTTGGGATGTTGTGACAACAATACAGGAAGCATGGGAAAATAATAAAGATTTATCCTTCCCGAATTATAAAGCAGGAAGCTGGGGACCGGAAGATTGCAATGCTTTGGTGGAGAGACAGGGACATAGCTGGGTATAA
- the gndA gene encoding NADP-dependent phosphogluconate dehydrogenase, whose translation MERYSYGIVGLGVMGRNLLYNIADNGFSIAGFDLDQEKVKELENGAASEMKVKGTGSLEDFVSALEVPRKIILMVPAGKPVDAVLENITPLLNEGDIVIDAGNSYFEDTNRRVADLASKKLHFMGMGVSGGEKGARRGPSIMPGGDLEAFKLLKPMLEAIAAKVDNEACTAYMGKGSAGNYVKMVHNGIEYAIMQLISEAYDLLKRGAGLNNEQLYEVFRDWNNGEMNSFLIEITRDIFIQKDSFTENYLVDQILDKAGAKGTGKWTSEQAMEIGVSIPTIDIAVTSRILSAYKDERVKASKIYAEKEITKPENTELFIREVGDALFLSTLISYAQGLSLLVKASAEYGFEIPLKDVVKIWRGGCIIRSVLLEKFYSAYTQNPDLSNILLDHDISELVKLKIKALRKTAGYAAANGISSLGIQTALGYFDAYTTESLPVNLIQAQRDYFGAHTYQRIDRDGVFHTSWQSANN comes from the coding sequence AGAGAATGGTGCTGCTTCAGAAATGAAAGTAAAAGGTACAGGCTCTTTAGAAGATTTTGTATCTGCATTAGAAGTCCCAAGGAAAATTATTCTTATGGTTCCTGCAGGAAAACCTGTAGACGCAGTCCTGGAAAACATTACCCCGCTTTTGAATGAAGGTGATATCGTAATTGATGCAGGGAATTCTTATTTTGAAGATACCAACAGACGTGTTGCTGATCTGGCATCTAAAAAACTGCATTTTATGGGAATGGGAGTGTCAGGTGGAGAAAAAGGAGCCAGAAGAGGTCCTAGTATAATGCCTGGAGGTGATCTGGAGGCGTTCAAACTTCTTAAACCAATGCTTGAAGCTATTGCTGCAAAAGTAGACAACGAAGCATGTACAGCATATATGGGGAAAGGATCTGCCGGGAACTACGTGAAAATGGTGCACAACGGTATTGAATATGCCATAATGCAGCTTATCAGTGAAGCTTATGATCTGCTTAAAAGAGGTGCCGGGCTGAATAACGAACAGCTTTACGAGGTTTTCAGAGATTGGAATAACGGAGAAATGAATTCATTCCTTATTGAGATTACCAGAGATATTTTTATTCAGAAAGATTCATTCACAGAAAATTATCTTGTTGATCAGATTTTAGATAAAGCAGGAGCAAAAGGAACCGGAAAATGGACTTCTGAGCAGGCCATGGAAATTGGTGTTTCTATTCCTACCATTGATATTGCGGTAACTTCAAGAATTTTATCTGCCTATAAAGATGAGAGAGTTAAGGCTTCCAAAATATATGCTGAAAAAGAAATCACAAAGCCGGAAAATACAGAATTGTTTATCAGGGAAGTAGGGGATGCTCTTTTTCTTTCAACATTAATCAGTTATGCACAAGGCTTGTCTTTGCTGGTAAAAGCATCTGCGGAATACGGTTTTGAAATTCCATTGAAAGATGTTGTGAAAATCTGGAGAGGAGGATGTATCATTCGTTCCGTATTGCTGGAAAAATTCTATTCTGCCTATACTCAAAACCCTGATCTTTCTAATATTCTGCTTGATCATGATATTTCTGAATTGGTAAAATTGAAAATCAAAGCTCTAAGAAAAACTGCCGGATATGCTGCTGCAAACGGTATTTCAAGTTTGGGAATTCAGACAGCTTTGGGATATTTTGATGCCTATACTACAGAATCTCTGCCCGTAAATCTGATCCAGGCTCAACGTGATTATTTCGGAGCTCATACTTATCAGCGTATTGACAGAGATGGTGTTTTCCATACTTCTTGGCAAAGTGCAAACAATTAA